AAATAATTCTTCTTGAGTAAAACCACATTTTTGACATTGATATATGACTGCGCGAGTTAGGGAAGTTGGCATGTAGCACAAAGCGCAGGGCAGCCCCCTAATTCTTTTTGTAATTTCAAAACCAGGGATAGAACATTGTGGGCAGCAGCTATTAATTTTTCTTAATAAGTCACGTGTGGCTTTTTCAATATTTTTCATGCGTGTGGGGTTATGCATTGCCCGCATATCTGTTTCAAGATGTGCTTTGCCTGTAGGTGAATTTTGCAGAACTAAATTTACAGCTTCTATGAGTTTTTCTTCTGAAATAATTCCTTTAATTACTTCAGTTTCATCCTTTGGTGATTCATCAGACATGACAACTAAACCATGTTCAGGAAAACCTACTTTTTGAGCAAATTGTAAAGCTTGCTCCACACTCTCCACAACTAAATGATTATGATTAGTGTTAGCAGATAATTCTTCACCAATAATTTCTAAATTATGTATTTTATCCAATAAAAGAACAACTTCGCGATTGCTAGAGATAAAAGGAATTTCAGGGTGAGGGCCAAAACTACCTTCACTAGCGATCGCTAAACTTTCACCAGTTAATTCCAAAGCTTTTTTCGCTTTTAATCTCGCAGCTTCAATTTGATTTCCTGGACGTTTCACTTCTCTAGTAAACGTACCAAAAA
Above is a genomic segment from Fischerella sp. JS2 containing:
- a CDS encoding DUF6671 family protein, with protein sequence MLKKSLFTDRIAVLATKHQKERVIAPILEAELGIKLVVSKDFDTDIFGTFTREVKRPGNQIEAARLKAKKALELTGESLAIASEGSFGPHPEIPFISSNREVVLLLDKIHNLEIIGEELSANTNHNHLVVESVEQALQFAQKVGFPEHGLVVMSDESPKDETEVIKGIISEEKLIEAVNLVLQNSPTGKAHLETDMRAMHNPTRMKNIEKATRDLLRKINSCCPQCSIPGFEITKRIRGLPCALCYMPTSLTRAVIYQCQKCGFTQEELFPHGNEYAEPVNCNYCNP